attttgatataatttgtcccaaaagtagtacaacacactgtaaaagtttcattaagaaagcgcaggtgggatttttttaattttcatttatgttctaaaagaaatgcactatgaattaattgtgttctcggaccagttgtcaatcaaaattaaaaatgtattgcaaATCATAACTACACACCCATTATTTAGCTcaaatttctttgtttttctgtCATATTTCCATACCAACATTTTTCCATCACCACTGACACTCatcaactgaaaaaaatcaacaatgtaaaatttaacatCATTATGGTTGTATTAAGTTTCCACTAAATtcaaatataggacacttcataaatctaaacttttcaacatataatgaataaagtcctCAACTATGGGAACacatgttcatttaaacatacaatAACATATCTGCATGTATATACACACtgtgaaaattgtaaacaaacttgaaatttttatgttgtggccaaaccggttTTGGTGGTGAACACttaattttccaaaataaaaactgaaaaaaaatataatattccaTTGTTTTTCATTGGAAGTTAAAATTTACTGTCGCCTAACTTTGAAGAATCTACCTATTGTAATTATTGTTAATAGGTTCTGGTCCTGTCATTATGCCTGCAATTATGTCAACAGGAATTAATCATGAAACACCCTTTAAGAAAAATGGTCAGCAAAAAGTTCTATTATCAAGTatcattcttttcttttttacattttgaaattccAAATGCTTCAAGTATTATGCTTCCTCCCCCTCCCCCACCccataaaaatacaacaaaataatattcacAATACATGGAGTTAAGATAATAGTTTTTCTTTAACACAAAATTTGATGGTGGATGATCTTTgttaacttatatttttaaatgttattattaaaaGAACCCATATTTAAGTCATAGACATAAATACCAAAGTAACTTTGTTTTTCCTTATCTATTAATATTCagtcatgttttgtttcatacttTTTAAGTATGCAATTTCTTTGACTTTATGATAGTaatgtaaatcaaatgtatttaaaaaacaatttaccataaatttgttcttttttgatGTGGTTGTATCTGGTACCCATATGACTTTAGAAACTGGTTCCTGATGTGAATCCTCTCCTGTCTCTGAGGTTGCTAGTAACATGTCATCTTCTTTACTTAAATCCCATAATAATACTGCACctgtttaaaatttcaaaactaacACTTTATTATCAATTCTAGCTTTGTAACAAATCAGAAAGCAATATTAGTGTAAGATGATGTAGTATCATATGATTGGTAATGAGACAAGTATTGGATGttcaaatgacacagatattatcaataataggtgactgtacagccttcaataatgTGAGCATGCtttgttttctttcataaaGTGACATGTAGGCTGAGTTCTGATAATAGGTATTATTTGACTcctgaaaattcaaaaagatatTTACAAAGATTGACATGTGAACTTATttcaatatctttaaaaatgttaacttaCCATCAAAATTTCCTCCAGCTATAACTGCAGGGTTAGTAGGATGAAAAGCTACACACATTAAACAACATGACAACTCCAGTATTGTATCtggtttattttcatcaatGGTCCGTCTCTCTAAATTCCAGGTACATAAAGCTGTTTTGTGTGTACACCAGTCTTCATGGTCATAACGACCATATCTTTCTGTAGTTAAGGTCTTTAATACTTAGAATTGAAAGCTGTTGGTTTGTCACATTCATGCAAtatgagtttttatttttcatgcaGCTAAAAAACTGCCATCTGATTGGTTAATTAACTCAGTGTAAATAACACCCTACCCTTGTTCACCCCaggataaataaaattatgatgaTTAATACCagaatcaaattaaatatttaattattcaatcaTACACCCACAGGGGCCATTTACAATTACAATTGATTCATAGATGTTCAAGGTTTACTGACAATGTTCATGGAAAACACACTATTACCAAACTAGAGTTTTTTCTCTTTGTTAACTGTACTCTGTTATGCAGGTagataattaaaagttttattaacCGGCAAAGTTTGGCatgtggtaaaaaaaatataatttacagccCAAATAAGCAAACCACAAAAACATACACCAATTTGCcatgaagaaaaaacatatttcaaatatcaatgcTCATGGTAAATGTGAACACTATAAATCTCTTTCTGACAACAGTCATACTACAGAACTGAAATATTTATagaatgggagacaactctaattcataaataatgtgtcatattgtatttaaacaagtttattaaaaatctgtcaaactgaaaaaaactgTTGTTTTAACTGTCTTTTAATTAATAGGGAGTATGCATTGAATATCTTAATAGAGGAAATAAAGATgtgaataaatgaatgaatgagtATTTATTTTTCGCAAAGAAACATAGTAAAGGGAGGTTCACATTCTGGGTTTTAACTTAATCAAATGGAAATGAACAATCCAATCTTCCAAAATTATTAGTATCAGAATGGCAAAAAGTGTAACTGATTCCATTTTATCAAGTATTATAATTGTAACCTTATCaacttatcggggccttttatagctaactatgcggtatgggctttgctcattgttaaaccgtacagtgacctatagttgtttatgtctgtgtcattttggtctcttgtggacagttgtctcattggcaatcataccacatgttcttttttaaatattcatggaGATTACctgatgtttaatttttttattgcttCTTCTGTTTAGCTTTTCATTTGTTCCATATTTAATCTATTAAAGGATACGCTGCAGCTATCACTGCACCTGTGGAGTTCCATGATAATCCTGTTATCTGCAACTAGAAATCAAATCAGAAATCTATTATCTCAAAAGTAGAAGAAAACTAAATTTTGCCAAATTGTTCAAACAGGAATAACAAAAAATTCTTTAGGCGCTTAAATAATATCCATACTAAAAACCTTGTTACAAAAAAGTAATTTGATGAGAAATTGTCTTAAAACCATTCTAGTCAAAACAATAGAAAAGAGACACATTTCATAgattatacattgtattatatgtgCAATTCATAAAGGAGTTGTCATAATAATAGTCATTCATTAAAAAGCAATATAGCTTATAGAATTTACACATATAAGTACCAAAGCATCAGATTGATAACATGTGTGTTTTACAATTACAAACAGTTTGAATCATTGAATCATCAGTGGAGGATGACAAATGATACAttgtataaatattgaaatgtgaGCATTGTATTATGAATAACAATTCTTATTGATCAGCTAAACAAAGGTATTTACAAAGATTTCTTTAATGTCATGAACAGacaataattgtataattttattacaagATGGGTTTTTTCTCCCAATAAAGTggtattatacattttttctattcaaaattAATGATTACCTGTCCTTCAAACTGAGCATTTTCCAGTTTACGTATACAGCTTACAGAGGCATTATCTTCATCCCATACTACATTATATtctacaaaatcaaaagataaataaaCTGATAGTCTCTCTCTCTGATCAATTTGTTCAATTATTCTTTATTCGTtacatgattttaattttgacatattggagattttttgtcttttttgaagATAATATTGTACCTCTACCATGTCTACATGTCTtgtgggttgttttttttatgattgaaTATTGTTTCATTGATAAATACAGTACTTCTCGTTTTAATCATATAATGATTTTGGATAAACAGTGTTATTCattattaaaaagaacaattttacaaatatataaagtcAGACCAAAGACCCATTAAAATAGGTTAGATTTAATGATTATTGTTTTAAACTACACCACGAGTGTATACATAATAAAACCACAGGAATTAAAGAGCAGATTGCTCTGAGGCCTTAGGGATACGATTGCAattgttttcattgacacatgtatagctggatagtattattttcaaaactaattcaactgcatatgtaaaatataatttacgaCATGGAAGTACAATattaaatatcagtttcataacggtgacatataagaaaaaactccacttcagttcttaTATGACAGAAATAGATTTATTAGAATTCAGAGAGCTCTcacattttttcaaaactagGGAATTCCCTCTAAcatgtttctaaatttataaaaacactaaatataaatactgtctaattctgattttctgtgttgttaaaaacacgcatataagtcaagggaaatatcaaacatgaagattatgagAAGAACATTATGAAAAGTTGTTCaagatcaattttttttttttttaccttttaaaataagaaaattcataAGGGTTCcccggaacccagtgtctcgcctacttttgctgttaatcacaggctcaacaaaatgaggaaaaaaatcaataaaaatattcctgttgatactatcttttgatcgtaaaaagcttctgtccaagtttggtaaaaatccaagatagtttatgaatctaataaatgttttaaaaactttaactgcagactgtatgtaatgttaactggaagaacaagaatgtgtcctcagtacacgaatgccccactcgcactttcattttctatgttcagtggaccgtgacattgggataaaactctaatttggcattaaaattagaaagatcatatcatagggaacatgtgtactaagtttaaagttgattggacttcaacttcatcaaaaactaccttgaccaaaaactttaacctgaagcgggacagacaccCGAAAGGACGgatggacgaacggacgaacagacgcagagaccagaaaacataatgcccctctactatcataggtggggcataaaaactaagtccatttataagtaaaaaacagatccacaggtacaaaattttaacaaaatttccttctagatactagcttttgatcattaaaaagcttctgtccaagtttggtacaaatccaaaatggtataggaaagttatcaaaaaaatttaaaactttaaccacagagtgaatgtgttgtttcctggcagaaaatctaagtccatttaaaagtaaaatactgaaaaaatagaaatttattttacaaaatttacttctggatactatgttatgatcataaacaagcttctgtccaagtttggtagaaatcaagtatagtttaagaaagttattaaaatttcaaaaactttaaccacagagttaatgtaatgtttccccagcagaaaaactaagtccatttataagtaaaatacggaaaaaatggaaatttatttttacaaaatttacctcTGGATACTTTctcatgatcataaacaagcttctgtccaaatttggtaaaaacccaggatagtttaagaaagttattcaaatttcaaaaactttaaccacagagtgaatgtgatgtttcccggcagaaaaactaagtccatttataagtaaaatactgaaaaaatgaaattttatttttacaaaatttacttctggatactatcttatgatcataaacaagcttctgtccaagtttggtagaaatccagtacagtttaagaaagttattaaaattttaaaaactttaaccacagagtgaatatttgtggatgccgccgccgacgacgccgacggaatgtaggatcgctatgtctcgctttttcgactaaagtcgaaggctcaacaaaaatcatAAGAATCTGAAATGTTCcttaatatttagaaaaaaacggTTGACATGAGGGCATAAGCAATCGTATCCCCAAAACAaactgtttcttttgtttttttctatggaaaAAAATCTGAGTTTTTATGTATTTGAACACAAATTGTGATTTCCTTACATATTTCTTTGATTGTTAATGAAACTATGTATCAGATCAatctattgtatatataattataaagcAAACTAGCAAATAAAAACATGCAAAACATACAATGCATGTTTTTGGTAATGGTAGGTAATATATAGAAatcttaatttgtatatatcCTTTTCCTTTGGGATATTGTTGACAgctgtctcattgtcaatcaatGAATCATACAACTTCTCATTATCTTTTCAAGATGAAGAAGCAATTGCATGAATTGTCATGCTAAATATATGGTGAtcaattatgaaattatttggCTCTGTAATACTTTAGGTGAAAAATGAGGAGAATattttgttagaaaaaaaaagaacagagaGACAAGGTGTATGCCATATAAAAACCACTcctagctatatatatagatagaggTGTAATTTTAACCACTCAAGACATAATTTCCTATTTGTACACACCATCAAAGGCATGACttctcaaatttttgttcaGGCATTTGGATAAATATGGTTCCACTCTAGCAAGAAAATCTGCTAGGTTTCCTGATCTGTCATCTGCCAAACGGAACCCTTTGTCTTTTTCTTCATCTGTTTGAACCTAATGTTAATGAAAACCATAATTAAAGGtacaaacatttattaaatttcctTACTTTAACCAGCAAGTGATATTTCATTTCAATCCTGTTTATATTTACCCTTGTAATATACATTATAATCTGCACATTACATTGAAATTAATTGAAGGTTAAAAAAACAGCAATccagtttatacatgtacatgtatacatgtaaacatgtttTGGGACCATAAATGTACCTTTTGATCTCTATATTTCCTAGATTGAACTGCAACTTCCTCTGTAATTAAATCTCCTGTCTGACAACCACTGTTAGCTAGGGATCTACAATTGAAATATGAAGGAAAATGAATGCAACAATCAATAGTCATATTTATTTGGACTACCCTCTTTACAGGTATAAACACCATATATAGGGTTTGTGTTCATCACAGGCACTTATTTCTATCCATGGGAAAATCCactacatacataaatatacatgtacgttGATAGTGGATCTGCCAaaggatagaaacaagtgcctgtgctgtTTATGTTTTAATCAATAAGTAATAACCTAGGTCTCACTAGAGAAGCAGTGACAGATCCAGGGATTGgggcttaaattaaaatattgtttgtttgcagttTACCGACCGACCCTTGAAAATCCTCCTgactgtgaaaattttattgctttaaatttgaagaatttttttttaatacctctATTGACGCGATCCGGAACTTTGGGTCCTCTCTGGAAAAGATTTAAAGTCTGGGTCAATTACGCATTTCAAGTTCGGTTTTTCTTAGCTTCCCGTCAAGCATTCATGTGACCATTGAATGATAAGCACATGGAAATTGTTTACAGGTATCCATGAAGTCACGGAGGAGTACTTTACGCTGTCGTCTCGTgtcaattttaagacaaataacaaacaaaaaagtttattagtAAACTATTTATACAGATTCAGGCACATGTAATGATGTGTGATGATATCATTGACGATGATGCAGAGGATATTCATAACTGACACGATAACCATTCTGTCTCAAACAAATCGGGTACAGAATCTGTGGAGCCTGACTTTATGGAACCAATTTCAGTGGTTAAATAATTCGACAGCAGCTTGAAGTATGGCATATTTTCGACAAATCATGAAGACGACAAAGATGAAACCACTCCTCCGTGACTTAAATCTTCATCATTCATGGATATCTGTAAACATGCCTGTACGGAGGAAGGGctcatttgaaatgttaatgGATACAGATCATGCCAAATCAATAAGAAGCAACCCTAACTACACAAAGATGTAGAGAAAATGAATAGTTagcttgtaaaataaatatactctCTCTATATTAAATCTATCTTTGATTGCAATGAGTATGCTCCTTTAGGATAAGGGGGGCTGTCCCACTCATTGCAACTATTCTCTTTcttacaatattaaatatacccAAACTGTGTGGCCTGTGtgaattcaattaaaacatgtcCTCAGGAGCTatgctgtcaattttttttatgcattaaaaCATTTCAGTACAGACCATTTACTTTTAATGAGATGCTGTGGATTTCACCCCAAACTTTAGATTTCTTTGGTTTTCATTAAAGCCTGGCAAAAATATAACCTTATCACATATAATTAAATGTTGttagaaatatgaaaacagTCGGATgtcttaatacttttttttaaattaaggaagattcaatggttatttttttttaattaaaaatacactttaataattgtcttataaatctataatatatacatttttctgatgaaaataCTCTACTCATGAAAACATTCTAGTCAAGAAGCATACATGtctgaatatatttctttaaaacagtTCTAGTCATAATGACATTCCTTGTTTATAAGTGTTCcagtatttaataattataccaTATGTTATGTCATAAATTGGATAATGACACTATGTTAAAGTTTCAGTTTtggttaaaaagttttttttctgaaaatgcctgttcaTTTGATGTTGGGTTTCAGCATGTccagtgtttgttgttttagaatggttttttttatcttcacaAGAAACTTGGTTTAGTGTAACTGcttgtttaaaatgtattttggctgataaaataaaatatttttcctacCTACCGACCCTTCAGTCTGAAGGTACAGTCGgaaaactgcaaacaaacatatttttaaggttgGCCTGGACCTCCTTTTTTATTGggcgatcaatgcatttgaagtgagtctcattggggtctaatcATGACGCAAGACTGTTGACTTTTTGTAAgtgtgacacgtgaaagtcaaattattgtgtcgtgaaaataGGAAATGAAGTCTAGTGGCAAATTATGAGCGCAACAcaggaatataaaaaataatgagaatTGCATACGTACATTATAGTGCATGTGGGAtatgggaatctgacaaaacagtaagcaggaTATTGGTTCAGCagcccccaatgagaccccctttgAATCAggacatatggttggaagcccgccccctttttttaatatgactTGATTAGCCTTCAAGAAGGATACGTTTCATGTTTAATCTGAAGTAATTTGGATATTTAAAGGTGTtctcatacctgccaactgtcactatttgcagGGGATTTACCCCATAAAAGCtgcaaaatgtaaattttgaaagaacAAATCATTTTGGTAAAGACTAAAGCAttattttgtccacaatttagaaaataaagacTTTAAAATGTCTTTAGAATGTTCATGCGATACCGAATCAGACGGAATGAGTGTATTTAACTTTGCTACCACAAATACCTTTCCCTCTTCCATGAAGACGGGAATGAAACACATTCAGATGTTTGatcagaaaacatatttttcagtttgtttatATTGACGATGGACTCACAGACAGATTGCTATTTAATGGTATGTCTATATACCAAatctcaaattaaaatacaagAGCACAACAACGTGCGAATTGTGCGTTTAAAGTCATAataaacgagtgaccggtggaaaaaaatgttattcaaataattgaaccaatgcatacaaacatcattcTAAACTTACACAATAGTCTTTATCCTTTTTTTGGCATAAATctcgtataatcgtcatttttttcaatcggtcagacagtgttgttgtgaaaatatggcaggtataatttaagttcgtgttttgaagccgaagtttaacgattgtcacctgtttgtcaacaatcaacaaaaaagtatggatattgagcacgtgttttatatgtacaatcagataatagtttattttaaggtgACATCTATGCGTCAtttgcgatcaccggatttttacgagatgggtcacacggACTGACGGAGGTCAATTtacatacggaaaatatgtcggaaacaattaaaataaggtAAATTTCTTCTTaatttgaacaaattaaagaatattcttcagaaaaaaatatcgtacataatttttataatgaaaagtatccattgagttataaaaaacatatgctttttttttaatttgaggtttcttataaCTTTAACGGACTCATGACTAGTTAGGCTACATATCTTGATGTCAATTTTGACTTTAGAACAATCATTTGACTTCAATAgggttattgtttttttttgtctgagtcaattaagggcatacgatacagttttgatcctgtatttacaagttcacgaaaatttgcatataggctatttgttacctgattaaatcaaatatgtaataaaaacatataccttcatgtgctactttttgagtaaaaagaggtcgaaattttgtatatttgctcaaaattcagatttgtggccgtaatttctttttcgaaagaacgacattacttttttgttataaaaagataaacacaaatggtttttggttaaataatcgttaatttctgtattttgttaGTATCCTTAATAAATAACTCacatttatcaaatgttcatgaatttagGAAAACACGTCATTTTggttgcatgtttatcaaaataaaaaaaaatcctctattaacagttttataaaattggggtcacataatctctgcgaaatgaaacaaattgccgtttttaaaaataggggtctatgaactcgttttcaaattaaatgagtttgaatgataaaaatcagtcgattaatgcatcttttcccgataagtcacagtttgacgtcgcgaaaataacattttacgttagcaacgtcacttacctcccctgtaactgtatcgtatgcctaGTCACTATTTAGACTGATAAAAACTCTTTACTTGAGAGATGGCTCATTgagtcctttttttttttttataaaggaagGAACAGCCTacggtaaataaactcatcagacaCCAGGAtggcgttttgtctacaaaagactcatcagtgatgctcggaTTCAAAAcggttaaaaatgttaaattgcCTCTGTTTTGTAGCAAAAATGTGAGTGCAGTGCGGTGAAGtgccacacatttttatttcaatttattagaAGCACATTTAAAATAAGAGGTTTCCGGCGTTTCGTGTTTTATTTCGAAATCCAATTAAGATTCATTCTATCACCACGAAAGTGTTTTATCGACGTATAATGACTATAATCTTCAAAAAAATTTGCACTGCTTGAAAAAGCTCCGTGGTCCAAtctgtttattataattttgaaataacattcatttaaatTGGATTTTGGCTAAACATCTTAAGAAATGGTATCGTTTTGAATTAAAAGGCCACTAACGGCTAAGATGTAATAACATTAAAGAGGAGAGGCATGCGATACTATGATTATATCTTATAATTTCCTATACAGGTATGAAACCATTTGATCATCATTATCTATCAAAATGGATGATAATcaacgatatatatataatatatatgtatcccGGATTATTGAAAGTTTATAGAATTTTGTTTCCTATGTTCGACTTGACAATTTAAATTTGTGACAATGTCAACGTATACATTCCGTCGACTGACTTGAAATCAAGGACAGTCACACCATCATTTAACTATCTTATTGTCTGAATTACATCTAGGAATCAACAATAAAGTTCGGCTTAGAACATTTAAACTTTAgaacaaaaaagaatatttcaatttttaacttGATCGATGTCCTTGTTGGTGGAGGTTTCCTCCCCAAAGGTATCACCAATCCAGTAAAGTCAGttatgtgttgacatgaattgatatggtcataatttataacttatatgtttacaaattactttaaatttttcgaaatactgaGAATTATCTGCCCCATGAATAGATTACATCAACGGAGTTTGGCAAAgccttttgaaattttgggacCTTAAAGCTTTTCGTCTAAAACTCTTCTTATCTTGTTTGGCCCtcagttttactttttttattcgagtgtcactgcTGAGTGTTTTGCAAACGGAACGCGCATACAAAATTTTAAGGCTACATATGATGGGTTTATTTCCAATTGTAAACTCATCATTTTCCTTAAGCAATAATTCCAGTAGCACCTTCATATGGAGGAAAAATCCCAGATGATACGAATATTCGACAGCTTAAACTGGGTTTCCTATCACAATAGTTCAGTTTCTGCCACCACGAAAACGATTGAGCAAAGGGTTCCTATTGGTTAAATTGAAGTCAACACATCCCTTCGAAAGTTTTACTAACGTCATGCAATGTGGTTTGTTGTTTGGTCGTTATGGAATATTTGCGTGACTGATGACTAATGATATGGTTTACTTTCAAGGTGTAGCCGCAATCCAGTCCTTAGTCTTCTTTGCAATACCAATTTTCCTGCCACCTTGAGGGCGAAAGAGAAGCTGCTTACTTTTCCATAGCACCAGTGACAACtcgtttttttgtgtttctttgccTTTAGATGtgtagatttttgttttacttttcaatttttgcCATATGGTGTTGTCGGTTTATTTTTGACTTACGGATTTTGATTGTCTTTTATGCAACTTTTGCCTCATTTTGCTTCTCATAAAGTTTAAATGGAACTTGACAAAAATGCAATTAGTTATATagtacagaagaaaaaaaacgaaagtgcaaaatgaaatattttttgagtAATTTATATTGTGAATGAAAGAGATAAGATTTCAAAGGAATCATAATGGTCAGATTTATAGTCGATATTAACAGGGAAAAAATGAGCAAGCGAGCTAGAACGACAAGAAAGAATCAGTTATGAACTCAGGCTAAAATaaacattgtattgtattacGCCATGAACTTATTTAGGCAACAACTTGatgttatcttcctttgtccatATTTGTAGTTTAAATTATCTTTACAACGGATAGTTTCGTACACTATGGACAACTTAATGAAATACAATGCTTTTCTTGACAAGTATCGTTTTACACACGCATATCCTGCATTCTGTACCTTTAATATCTACGCATATATAACTAATACTTTCAATTTGCTTGACATGGAGAATGATTATATCTTAATAAAGATGTAAAAAAGAGGTGGAATTAAGATTCAAAGGATATCCAAACTCATAGTCCACGATGACAAGCTGACAAACAAAAACGACAAGAAGACGAActacagtatacaaaacacaacacagaaagaCTGAACTACTTGAACTCCACAGAATGGGGATGATCTCAGATGTTCCGGAGGGGTAAGCAGATACTTCTCCACATGTGACACTCGTCTTATTTCTCGTATTATCGTACTCACATCGCTAAATATAATTGCTGCCAATGACAGTGAGGAGAACTGATTTATATAAGAATCAAGCCAGTGGCAAGTACggttttgattgcatttcaTGCAACCTTTACACCAAAAACGAAGACATGTGTGagataaagaaataaaagtaaattagtCTAAGAGACTATAGATAACgcaacacaaatcaaaactcTTAAACGGTTAATGTTCGCCATCAAAAACGAACTGTAAACTCTGATGTgcttaaattttaaagatgtttGAGGGATAAAAGAGGATTTATACACTCTCACAACATTAAACCATTTTCAACTATCACAACAGTGAATTGCAAGCTGAAGAAGTTATGCTACATGGACCTGCAAATATTTGTTGCGGCAGTCTGAAATAGTAACAACCCACATCCAGGTTATATATGGCCTGTTGCATGGCAACATTTCTGTCTTAATCCAACATTCGGGAGCCTCTTTCCAGTCTTTCTTACGGTCAGACAAATTTGCAGTGAACTACTTTAATGTTCAATATGTTTTTacactatatatacatgaaatatt
Above is a window of Mytilus trossulus isolate FHL-02 chromosome 4, PNRI_Mtr1.1.1.hap1, whole genome shotgun sequence DNA encoding:
- the LOC134714688 gene encoding cytoplasmic dynein 2 intermediate chain 2-like; amino-acid sequence: MFSDQTSECVSFPSSWKRERSLANSGCQTGDLITEEVAVQSRKYRDQKVQTDEEKDKGFRLADDRSGNLADFLARVEPYLSKCLNKNLRSHAFDEYNVVWDEDNASVSCIRKLENAQFEGQLQITGLSWNSTGAVIAAAYGRYDHEDWCTHKTALCTWNLERRTIDENKPDTILELSCCLMCVAFHPTNPAVIAGGNFDGAVLLWDLSKEDDMLLATSETGEDSHQEPVSKVIWVPDTTTSKKNKFMLMSVSGDGKMLVWKYDRKTKKFELNNGFILMSSSLPKELKKTRNMRGDKEVGVTSVSFNCENKESFIVGSEPGALFKCSMNAHGEPAGSHVVSSVPLRSPVTFTYNPHYGPVYSAEFSPFHRNAFLTSAMDQTIRLYTMLQKPPVLTIEPGEGFVFSAKWSPVRPTLLAATTETGYLLIYDLKGDQTVPVLKLEASTKKLPVYTCQFNMNQPQLLATGDGSGTIHVFRLSEDLKSPQAREMDILNNLVDIAVEQ